One region of Bactrocera neohumeralis isolate Rockhampton chromosome 5, APGP_CSIRO_Bneo_wtdbg2-racon-allhic-juicebox.fasta_v2, whole genome shotgun sequence genomic DNA includes:
- the LOC126758096 gene encoding MAP kinase-activated protein kinase 2 isoform X3, giving the protein MFKINTKADTNAAQRQAKTTPLVDDYEISNKVLGLGINGKVVQCANRKTKQKYALKVLLDNPKARREVDLHWRASGCRHIVNIIDVYENTYGGNKCLLVVMECMEGGELFQRIQDNADGNFSEREAAQIMHEICIAVHYLHSRDIAHRDLKPENLLYTSNDKDAILKLTDFGFAKETFVKDTLQTPCYTPYYVAPEVLGPEKYDKSCDIWSLGVIMYILLCGFPPFYSNNGLAISPGMKKRIRTGQYDFPNPEWANVSQAAKDLIKGMLNVDPTKRLTIEQVIRNKWIAQYTQVPQTPLCTGRMLKEGEETWPEVQEEMTRSLATMRVDYDQVSEKMHVKALDKSNNALLTKRRKKLEEELAAQKKK; this is encoded by the exons ATGTTCAAAATTAATACGAAAGCGGATACTAATGCCGCACAGAGGCAAGCGAAGACGACACCGCTCGTCGACGACTACGAGATCTCCAACAAAGTGTTGGGCCTAGGGATCAACGGCAAGGTGGTGCAGTGCGCCAATCgcaaaaccaaacaaaagtaTGCGCTCAAAGTGCTGCTGGACAATCCGAAGGCTAGGCGCGAGGTGGACTTGCATTGGCGTGCGAGCGGTTGTCGGCATATTGTCAACATAATCGACGTCTACGAGAACACATATGGCGGCAATAAATGTCTGCTCGTCGTGATGGAGTG CATGGAAGGTGGTGAACTGTTTCAGCGCATACAAGACAACGCCGATGGCAACTTTTCGGAGCGTG AGGCCGCACAGATCATGCATGAAATCTGCATTGCCGTACATTACCTGCACAGTCGAGATATTGCGCATCGTGACTTAAAGCCAGAGAATCTGCTGTATACCAGCAATGATAAGGATGCCATATTGAAATTAACAGATTTCGGTTTCGCAAAGGAGACGTTTGTAAAGGACACATTACAGACCCCCTGCTATACGCCGTATTATGTTG CTCCCGAGGTGCTTGGCCCCGAGAAATACGACAAAAGCTGTGACATCTGGTCGCTGGGTGTCATCATGTACATACTGCTGTGCGGTTTTCCACCATTCTACAGCAACAACGGCCTGGCCATTTCACCCGGCATGAAGAAGCGTATACGCACCGGTCAATATGACTTTCCCAACCCGGAATGGGCCAACGTTAGTCAAGCAGCCAAGGACTTAATCAAAGGCATGCTCAATGTTGACCCCACCAAACGTTTGACAATCGAACAAGTGATCAGAAATAAATGGATTGCACAATATACACAAGTGCCACAGACACCGCTCTGCACGGGGCGCATGCTCAAGGAGGGTGAGGAGACATGGCCGGAGGTGCAGGAGGAAATGACGCGTTCATTGGCTACAATGCGCGTCGACTACGATCAGGTGAGCGAAAAa aTGCATGTGAAAGCGCTGGACAAATCCAATAATGCATTGCTGACGAAACGGCGAAAAAAGTTAGAGGAAGAATTGGCGGCACAGAAGAAAAAGTAA
- the LOC126758096 gene encoding MAP kinase-activated protein kinase 2 isoform X2: MYGEIVETLEGKVGRCVLKGRQALRVHHNFAVTQEDMFKINTKADTNAAQRQAKTTPLVDDYEISNKVLGLGINGKVVQCANRKTKQKYALKVLLDNPKARREVDLHWRASGCRHIVNIIDVYENTYGGNKCLLVVMECMEGGELFQRIQDNADGNFSEREAAQIMHEICIAVHYLHSRDIAHRDLKPENLLYTSNDKDAILKLTDFGFAKETFVKDTLQTPCYTPYYVAPEVLGPEKYDKSCDIWSLGVIMYILLCGFPPFYSNNGLAISPGMKKRIRTGQYDFPNPEWANVSQAAKDLIKGMLNVDPTKRLTIEQVIRNKWIAQYTQVPQTPLCTGRMLKEGEETWPEVQEEMTRSLATMRVDYDQMHVKALDKSNNALLTKRRKKLEEELAAQKKK, encoded by the exons GTTCACCACAATTTTGCAGTGACTCAAGAAGATATGTTCAAAATTAATACGAAAGCGGATACTAATGCCGCACAGAGGCAAGCGAAGACGACACCGCTCGTCGACGACTACGAGATCTCCAACAAAGTGTTGGGCCTAGGGATCAACGGCAAGGTGGTGCAGTGCGCCAATCgcaaaaccaaacaaaagtaTGCGCTCAAAGTGCTGCTGGACAATCCGAAGGCTAGGCGCGAGGTGGACTTGCATTGGCGTGCGAGCGGTTGTCGGCATATTGTCAACATAATCGACGTCTACGAGAACACATATGGCGGCAATAAATGTCTGCTCGTCGTGATGGAGTG CATGGAAGGTGGTGAACTGTTTCAGCGCATACAAGACAACGCCGATGGCAACTTTTCGGAGCGTG AGGCCGCACAGATCATGCATGAAATCTGCATTGCCGTACATTACCTGCACAGTCGAGATATTGCGCATCGTGACTTAAAGCCAGAGAATCTGCTGTATACCAGCAATGATAAGGATGCCATATTGAAATTAACAGATTTCGGTTTCGCAAAGGAGACGTTTGTAAAGGACACATTACAGACCCCCTGCTATACGCCGTATTATGTTG CTCCCGAGGTGCTTGGCCCCGAGAAATACGACAAAAGCTGTGACATCTGGTCGCTGGGTGTCATCATGTACATACTGCTGTGCGGTTTTCCACCATTCTACAGCAACAACGGCCTGGCCATTTCACCCGGCATGAAGAAGCGTATACGCACCGGTCAATATGACTTTCCCAACCCGGAATGGGCCAACGTTAGTCAAGCAGCCAAGGACTTAATCAAAGGCATGCTCAATGTTGACCCCACCAAACGTTTGACAATCGAACAAGTGATCAGAAATAAATGGATTGCACAATATACACAAGTGCCACAGACACCGCTCTGCACGGGGCGCATGCTCAAGGAGGGTGAGGAGACATGGCCGGAGGTGCAGGAGGAAATGACGCGTTCATTGGCTACAATGCGCGTCGACTACGATCAG aTGCATGTGAAAGCGCTGGACAAATCCAATAATGCATTGCTGACGAAACGGCGAAAAAAGTTAGAGGAAGAATTGGCGGCACAGAAGAAAAAGTAA
- the LOC126757978 gene encoding N-acylneuraminate-9-phosphatase — MAEGETANDKSIKNADNFCITATNSSSINNAVLGEKLRKITALFFDLDNTLIPTRSGDLKAVKKLSEVLENQFGLSKEEANTATQSFLKAFRRCPDNSQTSLDSWRTYLWREALPPRYKHLAEQIYPKWLKLRYRYLALSADYIQMLCRARESNFLLALITNGPSNAQWEKINKLHVSQYFDCMLVSSDLPWEKPNPQIFYAACNYLGVAPSQCAMFGDKLESDIKGGSLAGLSATFWIPLNAGEIDLNDVQHKPDFTLKQLLDLYKYFPSLNITRNVRANSNSHTNGTNAQCNTGTTFSLAHGVNGASAVLPQYRRRGSQISHSRTISTCYSDLQRHQTHQQQPNQFGQVQNEQESHDEWFNERSNQEQCRQRRGGSLPTMDYLNSEAENSSDSLFS, encoded by the exons ATGGCCGAAGGTGAAACTGCCAACgacaaaagcataaaaaatgctgataatttttgtataaccgCGACCAACAGCTCTTCTATAAATAACGCTGTGTTGGGTGAAAAGTTAAGAAAGATTACAGCACTTTTCTTCGACTTGGACAACACTTTGATTCCCACGCGTTCGGGTGATTTGAAAGCAGTCAAAAAG TTAAGtgaagtgcttgaaaatcaattTGGTTTATCGAAAGAGGAGGCCAACACCGCTACTCAATCTTTCCTGAAAGCATTTCGTCGCTGCCCAGATAACTCGCAAACGTCATTAGATTCCTGGCGTACATATTTATGGCGTGAAGCACTACCACCACGCTACAAACATTTGGCTGAGCAAATCTACCCAAAATGGTTGAAATTACGTTATCGTTATTTGGCGCTATCCGCCGATTACATACAAATGCTTTGTCGTGCTCGTGAGTCGAATTTTCTATTGGCCCTCATTACCAACGGACCATCCAATGCACAGTGGGAAAAGATAAACAAGTTGCATGTAAGTCAATATTTTGATTGCATGCTAGTGTCATCAGATCTTCCGTGGGAGAAACCAAATCCGCAAATATTCTATGCTGCATGCAACTACTTAGGAGTAGCTCCATCGCAATGTGCAATGTTTGGAGATAAACTCGAGTCCGACATTAAA GGTGGTAGTCTAGCGGGACTTAGTGCTACATTTTGGATACCATTGAATGCAGGCGAAATTGACTTAAACGATGTACAACATAAGCCAGACTTTACTCTCAAGCAATTGttagatttatataaatattttccatcacTAAATATCACTAGAAATGTGCGTGCGAATTCAAATAGTCATACAAACGGCACAAATGCACAATGTAATACTGGAACAACATTCTCCTTAGCACATGGTGTTAACGGTGCTTCAGCTGTTCTACCTCAGTATCGTCGTAGAGGTAGTCAAATTAGTCATAGTCGAACCATAAGTACCTGTTACAGTGATCTTCAACGTCATCAAACacatcaacaacaaccaaaTCAATTTGGACAAGTACAGAACGAACAAGAATCGCATGACGAATGGTTTAATGAACGTTCGAATCAAGAGCAGTGCAGACAACGACGTGGTGGGTCATTACCAACTATGGATTATTTGAATAGTGAAGCAGAAAATAGCTCGGACAGTTTGTTTagctaa
- the LOC126758096 gene encoding MAP kinase-activated protein kinase 2 isoform X1: MYGEIVETLEGKVGRCVLKGRQALRVHHNFAVTQEDMFKINTKADTNAAQRQAKTTPLVDDYEISNKVLGLGINGKVVQCANRKTKQKYALKVLLDNPKARREVDLHWRASGCRHIVNIIDVYENTYGGNKCLLVVMECMEGGELFQRIQDNADGNFSEREAAQIMHEICIAVHYLHSRDIAHRDLKPENLLYTSNDKDAILKLTDFGFAKETFVKDTLQTPCYTPYYVAPEVLGPEKYDKSCDIWSLGVIMYILLCGFPPFYSNNGLAISPGMKKRIRTGQYDFPNPEWANVSQAAKDLIKGMLNVDPTKRLTIEQVIRNKWIAQYTQVPQTPLCTGRMLKEGEETWPEVQEEMTRSLATMRVDYDQVSEKMHVKALDKSNNALLTKRRKKLEEELAAQKKK, from the exons GTTCACCACAATTTTGCAGTGACTCAAGAAGATATGTTCAAAATTAATACGAAAGCGGATACTAATGCCGCACAGAGGCAAGCGAAGACGACACCGCTCGTCGACGACTACGAGATCTCCAACAAAGTGTTGGGCCTAGGGATCAACGGCAAGGTGGTGCAGTGCGCCAATCgcaaaaccaaacaaaagtaTGCGCTCAAAGTGCTGCTGGACAATCCGAAGGCTAGGCGCGAGGTGGACTTGCATTGGCGTGCGAGCGGTTGTCGGCATATTGTCAACATAATCGACGTCTACGAGAACACATATGGCGGCAATAAATGTCTGCTCGTCGTGATGGAGTG CATGGAAGGTGGTGAACTGTTTCAGCGCATACAAGACAACGCCGATGGCAACTTTTCGGAGCGTG AGGCCGCACAGATCATGCATGAAATCTGCATTGCCGTACATTACCTGCACAGTCGAGATATTGCGCATCGTGACTTAAAGCCAGAGAATCTGCTGTATACCAGCAATGATAAGGATGCCATATTGAAATTAACAGATTTCGGTTTCGCAAAGGAGACGTTTGTAAAGGACACATTACAGACCCCCTGCTATACGCCGTATTATGTTG CTCCCGAGGTGCTTGGCCCCGAGAAATACGACAAAAGCTGTGACATCTGGTCGCTGGGTGTCATCATGTACATACTGCTGTGCGGTTTTCCACCATTCTACAGCAACAACGGCCTGGCCATTTCACCCGGCATGAAGAAGCGTATACGCACCGGTCAATATGACTTTCCCAACCCGGAATGGGCCAACGTTAGTCAAGCAGCCAAGGACTTAATCAAAGGCATGCTCAATGTTGACCCCACCAAACGTTTGACAATCGAACAAGTGATCAGAAATAAATGGATTGCACAATATACACAAGTGCCACAGACACCGCTCTGCACGGGGCGCATGCTCAAGGAGGGTGAGGAGACATGGCCGGAGGTGCAGGAGGAAATGACGCGTTCATTGGCTACAATGCGCGTCGACTACGATCAGGTGAGCGAAAAa aTGCATGTGAAAGCGCTGGACAAATCCAATAATGCATTGCTGACGAAACGGCGAAAAAAGTTAGAGGAAGAATTGGCGGCACAGAAGAAAAAGTAA
- the LOC126757977 gene encoding uncharacterized protein LOC126757977, whose protein sequence is MTRRGTARTPLPLISPQKPQTKTTKKHQICRSPKINQRPAKSVYTMTSRDFQRDTNAHVEVIAEHLKDFCCINFFQAAIMHNKHLFRGRKVLDIGCGVGILSLFAAKAGAAHVYAVDSSNVVDYTEQIVSDNGYADIIHVIKGSLENIVLPVDEVDIIICNWLGYSMLFQAACDMVIYARDKWLNKENGIILPDVAKLFMAAVEDTKHKNERVEWWNDVYGVNMKCVRNFALSEPCFQQVEPKQLISTQFGVKYLNMYTATKKDLKFRCKYMLEMQRSGNMDGIVTFFHVYFSKSHTSMGLSTDPSVWRTHWMQTVFFFDKPVYVKAGELYYGGIEMCSVGNGCDLNNMELSLEMFSGDPAHLHLEAEMRWRLKPHAAIINERILEKNEASGKNKIIKDENQINSDKSKTLLAPKKSVCASKEPITKTVEVKSATIVPTSVEIGNYSYPCNVVRRNKKAKNSKKG, encoded by the exons atgaCTAGACGAGGCACAGCTCGCACGCCACTTCCACTGATCTCGCCTCAAAAACCTCAGACGAAGACTACGAAAAAACATCAGATATGCCGTTCACCAAAAATCAACCAACGGCCAGCAAAATCGGTGTACACCATGACTTCCCGTGATTTTCAAAGAGATACAAACGCACACGTAGAAGTAATTGCTGAGCATTTGAAAGATTTTTGCTGCATAAATTTCTTTCAAGCGGCGATAATGCATAACAAACACTTGTTTCGTGGACGCAAGGTTTTGGACATAGGCTGTGGAGTGGGTATTCTTTCGTTGTTTGCTGCCAAGGCAGGTGCAGCACATGTATATGCTGTGGATTCGTCAAATGTAGTAGACTACACAGAACAAATTGTAAGCGATAATGGTTATGCCGACATTATTCATGTGATCAAAGGATCATTGGAGAATATTGTACTACCAGTTGACGAAGTTGATATCATTATTTGTAATTGGTTGGGATATTCAATGTTATTCCAAGCGGCTTGTGATATGGTAATTTATGCTCGGGACAAATGGCTAAATAAGGAAAATGGCATTATATTACCCGATGTGGCCAAATTATTTATGGCTGCAGTAGAGGACACCAAGCACAAGAATGAACGTGTAGAATGGTGGAACGATGTGTATGGTGTAAATATGAAATGTGTGCGTAATTTTGCATTATCCGAACCCTGTTTTCAGCAGGTGGAGCCGAAGCAG CTGATAAGCACTCAATTCGGCGTAAAGTATCTCAACATGTACACCGCCACAAAGAAAGACTTGAAATTCCGTTGTAAATATATGTTAGAAATGCAACGTAGTGGAAACATGGATGGCATCGTGACCTTTTTCCATGTTTACTTTTCGAAGTCTCATACATCAATGGGTTTAAGCACGGATCCTTCTGTGTGGCGTACACATTGGATGCAGACCGTATTTTTCTTCGACAAACCTGTGTATGTCAAAGCCGGTGAACTTTATTATGGTGGCATAGAAATGTGTTCAGTTGGTAACGGTTGCGATCTCAACAATATGGAGTTAAGCCTCGAAATGTTCAGTGGAGACCCAGCTCATCTGCATCTAGAAGCAGAAATGCGCTGGAGGCTTAAACCACATGCAGCCATAATAAATGAAAGAATTTTAGAAAAGAATGAGGCAAgtggaaaaaacaaaattattaaagatgaaAACCAAATTAATTCCGATAAAAGTAAAACTTTGCTTGCACCAAAGAAAAGTGTTTGTGCATCTAAAGAGCCAATAACAAAAACAGTCGAAGTGAAATCGGCAACAATTGTACCTACCAGCGTAGAAATAGGAAATTACTCATACCCCTGCAACGTAGTGAGGAGgaacaaaaaagcaaagaactcaaaaaaaggctaa